From a single Pseudorasbora parva isolate DD20220531a chromosome 17, ASM2467924v1, whole genome shotgun sequence genomic region:
- the synpo2la gene encoding synaptopodin 2-like protein, whose amino-acid sequence MVAEEVIITLSGGAPWGFRLQGGIEHQIPLQVAKVRKRSKACRAGLREGDELVSINENSCESLSHAQVMNLIDTMPGTLHIRVRRAPAGFQSVVLVARAPSPRIDKEYRAALRAMSPSSSRPHQSSVRQIHRESMISPTRRSGLTSPPGSEAYYGETDSDADVAAHERQRKPKRRSPSNSPGKAARASPEGAETSEMSGYDSASDAQMYNLLGSNKREDTLPGVARREVIYQPPPHGAWSSQTSTETSSMSADDQNPREGLTEEDSGFQEPTKVPLVSPERAKEALMLSSRSQLVPMVGPVDNPVDEELTLTYMDKAKQAKLNRGETIMDKQVKEARSKCRTIASLLTDAPNPHSKGVLMFKKRRQRSKKYTLTSFGSVDEDTRQDSQEEDGIFPGSESEFDEEGFSAAPDPTWDSDYLEMLEKRSASRCQEGEGGALSPGLSDTSGKGAQLFEQQRRRAEEHSKKMEAAQEQLQSQMLGTGLKGTQVHPQTLQPQPQPDSLTKPNVQPPPVAPKPARPSKTLHHEVPPTETQNMTQMCTTQAIPSVHVTVNRETSSTMVPAPNVVAQTNASAPSAETMMSPQPTPLPELPASSVLNRTARPFAPGCVTNRAATAPVVFRPAVSKKTPRPVSVAVVGPSFSAASEERAMGVIPVSFVSQVPLNQMSENVRSEIIPTQPLMPGKSIPPPASVFVEPYSQPALHCSSVENIQVASMPPIVATSQTQEHTFLINGETTVPPAIPVDNMVTAVAPVMPPVTPQTITIPSQPSSVLTAATSETPISPETLQSSVVYREKTSSTGGRTGILQDSRRRSAYKPMFKIPDSTKNSPNPELLSMVQNLDERPRCGYYEPENIAHNNDDNRTRVPPPVAPKPRVIPEMSQIPQAEGKGAELFARRQSRMDLFVVDSPYLQPVTLQPQKSQSVMDLIQPREPSPNPSQWKYSPNVRAPPPIGYNPLLSPSCPVGLQRGGAKVSEGSFKGSKSSYGVPKEGIKALDFMRRQPYQLNSAMFSFGGGIGTQSSIPSYQRQQKEGHTLTPPKQVPVKAARVYEIKRFSTPTPMSAPTLNPTVIVPRSRTTLGEHISHSYMTSPPPEPVPESTPAPSRAPGLPELPKISSVPIPHPMPYSPPAPMSSMSSLSYSGLQAAKQFKSAPELSALPPNPLKSPIQVPKPRFIATKVGIQPRVWRPGTLPQ is encoded by the exons CTGGTGTCCATCAATGAGAATTCCTGTGAGAGTCTGTCGCACGCCCAGGTCATGAACCTGATCGACACCATGCCAGGAACATTACACATTCGAGTTAGGAG GGCACCGGCTGGCTTCCAGTCGGTGGTTCTGGTTGCTCGAGCTCCTTCTCCCCGCATTGATAAAGAGTACCGTGCTGCCCTTAGGGCCATGTCACCATCCAGCTCCCGACCTCACCAGTCCAGTGTGCGGCAGATACACCGTGAATCCATGATATCCCCGACCAGACGCAGTGGACTGACCTCCCCGCCGGGCAGTGAAGCCTACTACGGAGAAACTGACAGCGATGCAGATGTTGCCGCTCATGAGAGGCAACGCAAACCAAAACGACGCAGTCCCAGCAATTCACCTGGCAAGGCAGCTAGAGCCTCACCTGAGGGAGCAGAGACTTCAGAAATGAGTGGGTATGACAGTGCCTCAGATGCCCAAATGTACAATCTTTTGGGATCTAATAAGAGGGAAGACACATTGCCTGGTGTAGCCCGAAGAGAAGTGATTTACCAGCCCCCTCCCCATGGAGCCTGGTCCTCACAGACCTCCACCGAGACCTCGTCCATGAGCGCGGATGACCAAAACCCAAGAGAAGGGCTAACGGAAGAAGACAGTGGGTTTCAGGAGCCCACAAAAGTTCCTCTTGTTTCTCCAGAGAGAGCCAAAGAAGCTCTTATGCTGAGCTCTCGTAGTCAGTTGGTGCCCATGGTTGGGCCAGTTGACAATCCAGTGGATGAGGAACTCACATTAACATACATGGATAAAGCAAAACAAGCAA AATTGAACCGTGGAGAGACGATCATGGACAAACAGGTGAAAGAAGCTCGTTCCAAGTGCCGCACCATCGCCTCACTGCTGACGGATGCACCAAACCCTCATTCAAAGGGTGTTTTGATGTTTAAAAAGCGCCGGCAACGCTCCAAGAAATACACTCTAACCAGCTTTGGAAGTGTTGATGAGGACACGAGGCAAGACTCTCAAGAAGAGGATGGCATATTTCCTGGCAGCGAATCAGAATTTGATGAGGAAGGTTTCTCTGCTGCGCCGGACCCCACATGGGACAGCGACTATCTTGAGATGCTAGAGAAAAGATCTGCTTCCAGATGTCAGGAAGGAGAGGGTGGTGCTCTCAGTCCTGGTTTGAGTGATACGTCTGGGAAGGGGGCACAGTTGTTTGAGCAGCAAAGGAGAAGGGCTGAGGAACATTCAAAGAAAATGGAAGCTGCGCAAGAACAGTTACAAAGCCAAATGCTGGGCACTGGACTGAAAGGGACGCAAGTACATCCTCAAACATTGCAACCTCAACCACAACCAGACTCACTGACAAAGCCCAATGTCCAGCCACCACCAGTTGCTCCAAAACCTGCCAGACCTTCAAAAACACTACATCATGAGGTTCCACCAACAGAAACACAAAACATGACACAGATGTGCACAACTCAGGCCATTCCTTCTGTCCATGTTACGGTTAACAGGGAAACTTCAAGCACAATGGTGCCAGCCCCCAATGTAGTGGCCCAAACTAATGCCTCAGCACCTTCTGCTGAAACTATGATGTCTCCACAACCAACTCCTCTACCAGAACTACCTGCCAGCTCTGTGTTAAATAGAACTGCCCGTCCTTTTGCCCCAGGCTGCGTTACCAATCGGGCAGCCACCGCTCCTGTCGTGTTTCGCCCTGCGGTCAGTAAGAAGACACCCAGACCTGTTTCAGTGGCTGTGGTGGGACCTTCATTTTCAGCAGCATCAGAAGAGCGTGCCATGGGTGTCATCCCTGTCTCCTTTGTAAGCCAAGTCCCATTGAATCAAATGAGTGAAAATGTCAGATCTGAAATAATTCCCACACAGCCCCTAATGCCTGGAAAGTCTATTCCTCCCCCGGCTTCTGTATTTGTGGAACCATATTCTCAGCCTGCTCTTCACTGTTCCTCAGTTGAAAACATCCAGGTTGCATCAATGCCACCCATAGTTGCCACCTCTCAAACCCAAGAACATACCTTTCTTATAAATGGCGAAACAACTGTTCCTCCTGCAATCCCCGTTGACAACATGGTGACTGCTGTGGCTCCTGTTATGCCTCCTGTTACTCCTCAGACTATTACCATACCATCCCAACCCTCTTCTGTTTTGACCGCCGCAACTTCTGAGACCCCTATAAGCCCTGAAACTTTGCAGTCATCAGTAGTCTATCGTGAAAAAACCTCTTCCACCGGTGGCCGCACTGGTATTCTCCAAGACTCCCGACGCCGTAGTGCGTACAAGCCAATGTTTAAGATACCTGACAGCACAAAGAACTCACCGAACCCTGAACTATTGTCTATGGTGCAGAACCTAGACGAAAGACCCAGGTGTGGATATTATGAACCTGAAAATATTGCCCACAACAATGATGACAATAGGACAAGAGTCCCACCACCTGTGGCTCCTAAGCCACGTGTCATCCCAGAAATGTCACAGATACCTCAGGCAGAGGGAAAAGGTGCAGAGTTGTTTGCTCGTAGACAGAGTCGCATGGATTTGTTTGTTGTAGACTCTCCATATCTGCAGCCTGTAACTCTCCAACCCCAAAAATCCCAATCAGTCATGGACTTGATCCAACCACGGGAACCCTCTCCAAACCCATCCCAGTGGAAATATTCCCCTAATGTTCGTGCCCCTCCACCAATAGGTTACAACCCCTTGCTGTCTCCTTCCTGTCCTGTTGGTTTGCAGCGAGGTGGTGCCAAGGTGTCTGAGGGAAGTTTCAAAGGAAGTAAGAGTAGTTATGGTGTCCCAAAAGAGGGTATCAAGGCCTTGGACTTCATGAGGCGGCAGCCTTATCAACTGAACTCTGCAATGTTTAGTTTTGGTGGCGGCATTGGCACGCAGTCTTCAATCCCCTCATACCAGAGGCAACAGAAGGAGGGCCACACTCTGACACCACCCAAGCAGGTCCCAGTAAAGGCGGCACGTGTGTATGAAATCAAACGTTTCTCCACTCCCACCCCAATGTCAGCACCAACCCTCAACCCCACAGTGATTGTACCACGCTCAAGGACCACGCTTGGCGAGCACATCTCTCATTCTTATATGACATCTCCTCCACCTGAACCTGTACCTGAATCAACTCCAGCACCTTCACGGGCCCCAGGCCTCCCAGAACTCCCCAAAATTTCATCTGTGCCTATACCTCACCCCATGCCATACTCACCTCCAGCTCCCATGTCAAGTATGTCAAGCCTAAGCTACTCTGGGCTCCAAGCTGCCAAACAGTTTAAGAGTGCCCCTGAGTTAAGTGCCCTACCGCCAAACCCCTTAAAATCTCCTATTCAGGTTCCCAAACCTCGCTTTATTGCAACTAAAGTGGGTATTCAGCCTCGCGTCTGGAGGCCTGGAACCCTACCTCAATGA